In a genomic window of Gossypium arboreum isolate Shixiya-1 chromosome 7, ASM2569848v2, whole genome shotgun sequence:
- the LOC108465866 gene encoding UDP-arabinopyranose mutase 1, translating to MAEPATATQAAAPAVPQLKDELDIVIPTIRNLDFLEMWRPFFQPYHLIIVQDGDPSKTIKVPDGFDYELYNRNDINRIVGPKASCISFKDSACRCFGYMVSKKKYIFTIDDDCFVAKDPSGKAINALEQHIKNLLSPSTPFFFNTLYDPFRDGADFVRGYPFSLREGVPTAVSHGLWLNIPDYDAPTQLVKPLERNTRFVDAVLTIPKGTLFPMCGMNLAFDRELIGPAMYFGLMGDGQPIGRYDDMWAGWCTKVICDHLALGVKTGLPYIYHSKASNPFVNLRKEYKGIFWQEEIIPFFQQIVLPKDCTTVQKCYIELAKQVKEKLSKVDPYFDKLAEAMVTWIEAWDELNPTGSSVTNGKAK from the exons ATGGCTGAACCAGCAACGGCAACCCAAGCAGCAGCACCAGCAGTACCTCAACTAAAAGATGAACTTGACATTGTTATACCAACTATAAGAAACTTAGATTTTCTTGAGATGTGGAGACCATTTTTTCAACCTTACCATCTCATCATTGTTCAAGATGGTGATCCTTCAAAGACTATCAAAGTCCCTGATGGTTTTGATTATGAACTTTATAACAGGAATGATATTAATAGGATTGTGGGtcctaaagcttcttgcattTCATTCAAGGATTCTGCTTGCCGTTGCTTTGGTTATATGGTGTCTAAGAAGAAGTATATTTTCACCATTGATGATGACTGTTTT GTTGCTAAGGACCCATCTGGTAAAGCAATCAATGCACTTGAGCAACACATCAAGAACCTATTGTCCCCATCCACACCCTTCTTCTTCAACACCTTATATGATCCCTTCAGAGACGGTGCTGATTTCGTTCGTGGCTACCCTTTCAGTCTTCGCGAGGGTGTTCCCACTGCCGTCTCTCATGGCCTATGGCTAAACATCCCAGATTACGACGCACCAACTCAACTTGTCAAGCCTCTCGAGAGGAACACTAGGTTTGTTGACGCGGTCTTGACAATTCCAAAGGGTACTTTGTTCCCTATGTGCGGTATGAACTTGGCATTTGACCGTGAGCTCATTGGCCCTGCAATGTACTTTGGACTCATGGGAGACGGTCAACCTATCGGTCGTTACGATGACATGTGGGCTGGTTGGTGCACCAAG GTGATATGTGACCATTTAGCACTCGGGGTCAAAACTGGGCTACCGTATATCTACCATAGCAAAGCAAGTAACCCATTTGTGAACTTAAGGAAGGAATACAAGGGTATTTTCTGGCAAGAAGAGATTATTCCATTTTTTCAACAAATTGTACTTCCAAAAGACTGCACCACTGTCCAAAAATGTTACATTGAATTGGCTAAACAGGTCAAAGAAAAGCTAAGCAAAGTTGACCCATATTTTGACAAGTTGGCTGAGGCTATGGTCACATGGATTGAAGCTTGGGATGAGCTTAACCCAACTGGTTCTTCAGTAACAAATGGCAAAgcaaaataa
- the LOC108478736 gene encoding MYB-like transcription factor EOBI: protein MMVWGAPKQAWRKGPWTHEEDKLLAEYVTFHGEGRWSSVARSTGLNRSGKSCRLRWVNYLRPGLKRGHITPQEEGIIVELHALWGNKWSTIAKYLPGRTDNEIKNYWRTHFMKKERSAQRQQKRKALKLKQQPPQTNKEETAAVRDGGGATDHEGGMCEEAATLLDDYLMNEGLWWNQQQQANNIAMQMQQVACNCYGGDVISNEYNGVGYIF from the exons ATGATGGTTTGGGGAGCTCCAAAACAAGCATGGAGGAAAGGTCCATGGACTCATGAAGAAGATAAGCTCTTAGCTGAATATGTTACCTTTCATGGAGAAGGAAGATGGAGCTCAGTAGCAAGGTCTACAG GCTTGAATAGGAGTGGGAAGAGTTGCAGGCTTAGGTGGGTGAATTATTTAAGGCCAGGTCTTAAAAGAGGTCATATAACACCTCAAGAGGAAGGGATCATTGTTGAATTGCATGCCCTTTGGGGTAACAA GTGGTCTACAATTGCTAAATACTTGCCAGGGAGAACAGATAATGAGATAAAGAACTATTGGAGAACCCATTTTATGAAGAAGGAAAGGTCAGCTCAAAGGCAACAAAAAAGAAAAGCTCTAAAGCTGAAACAACAGCCACCACAGACGAATAAAGAGGAGACGGCAGCAGTGAGAGATGGTGGGGGAGCGACGGATCACGAGGGAGGAATGTGTGAAGAGGCTGCTACTTTGTTAGATGACTATTTAATGAATGAAGGGTTATGGTGGAACCAGCAGCAGCAGGCTAATAATATTGCCATGCAAATGCAACAAGTAGCTTGTAATTGTTATGGAGGGGATGTAATTAGTAATGAATACAATGGTGTTGGGTACATTTTCTAA